A window of the Fulvia fulva chromosome 3, complete sequence genome harbors these coding sequences:
- a CDS encoding Polyubiquitin: MSINLSVTISLETIALIHQSEIVLEEARTEFEAALADVASSVIEAVKALPYDITISDSDYPGPCRSRPPSLRHSVQPSIQDHDSSYAESPPTTFPSTPVICSGSWSSLPAYDPQNGEEDFTINVSDLEGLQTTFCVSVFGSTTISELADMVHDQSGIPPDQQRLIWRNHRLDQPDATLSSYGIASGEDLYLLRQLLPSPDMTAANDGIFFPESEFDFHIQTISGKQIPVAARYSTTTAELASAIFDYNCIPPNLQRLIHKGRVIYDGHSHEQGNAFPVFTLEEVNVAHDSVVQLYFCNTMRDF, translated from the exons ATGTCGATCAACCTCTCCGTCACGATCTCACTGGAGACAATCGCGCTCATTCACCAGAGCGAGATTGTTTTAGAGGAGGCCAGGACAGAGTTTGAGGCAGCCCTGGCAGATGTCGCAAGCAGTGTCATTGAGGCTGTGAAGGCACTCCCTTACGATATCACCATATCTGACTCAGACTACCCTGGACCTTGTCGGAGCAGACCGCCGTCTCTTCGACACTCCGTACAACCCTCGATTCAAGACCATGATTCCAGCTACGCCGAGTCTCCACCGACCACGTTTCCCAGCACGCCTGTGATTTGTTCTGGCAGCTGGTCGTCTTTGCCAGCGTACGATCCACAAAATGGAGAGGAGGACTTTACAATCAATGTCAGCGATCTGGAAGGGCTGCAGACTACTTTCTGTGTCTCGGTCTTCGGCAGCACCACTATCTCTGAGCTTGCGGATATGGTACATGATCAGTCTGGTATACCTCCTGACCAGCAACGTCTAATTTGGAGGAACCACAGGCTGGACCAGCCAGATGCGACTTTAAGCTCA TACGGCATCGCCAGTGGTGAAGACCTGTACCTGCTACGGCAACTGTTACCTAGCCCAGACATGACAGCTGCCAACGACGGCATATTCTTTCCTGAGTCCGAGTTCGATTTCCATATCCAGACTATCAGCGGAAAGCAGATACCTGTGGCTGCTAGATATAGCACAACGACTGCAGAACTGGCATCTGCAATATTCGACTACAATT GCATCCCACCGAACCTGCAACGTTTAATACACAAAGGTCGTGTCATATACGATGGACACTCCCACGAGCAAGGCAACGCGTTTCCGGTCTTTACGCTCGAAGAG GTAAACGTGGCTCATGATTCCGTGGTGCAGCTGTATTTCTGCAATACCATGAGAGATTTTTGA